The nucleotide sequence AAATAGCGAGAAGATGGCGCGGTAGGCCAGCGCCGAAGCGTAGGTAGTCATGTCATTTTTGCTGAACTCCTTCACGGTGCGTTTCAGCAGATCGAAAGCCCCAACGCCCTGCAAATTCAGCAATGCCATGCTTATCCCCACCCTAGATCGAAGTCGATAAAAATGTGACGACCGACCTTAGCAAGAGTTCGTCCAGAGCACACCGATGCATCGCCAGGCAGCAACGTGAATTAATCCTTAGGCGCCTTTTCCGGAACTTTACGGCCTGTCCTGGGCTCTTGAGGAAGTCCCGATTCAATCGGCCTTGGACGAAACGCGCCGCTTATGACACTCAAATCCGCCTTCGCGACGGGCGTGCCGCAGGCTGGGCTGAAGACCGATCTGCTCAAATACGTCCGACTAATCCTCACCAAGGGTAGTGGTGCAGGAGCCGCGCTGGGCCTGAACATCCTCCTGGCACGCCTGCTGGTACCTGACCTTTCAGGCCTGCTGTTCTTCTGCATCGCACTGGCCACCTTTGCTTCGCTGGTTTCGCGGATGGGGCTGGATGTGGCCTGTCTGAAGAACATTTCCGCACTGCCGGAAGAACAGCAGCGCAGCTATCTCGACCGTGCTCTGATCCTCACCCTGCTGGCGAACATCCCGACGATCATCATCGGGGCGCTGGTGGTGCAGTTTTCCCCCAGCACCCAGGCTGATCTCACTGCCGCCACTGCCCTATTCGCAATCGCCGCGCTGAGCCTGTCGCTGACCAACATCGCCAGCGAAACTCTCAAGGCGCGGCACCGGACCGGCGAGGGCCTGTTCTGGCAGACCGTCTTCCAGCCAGCCTTGACCCTGGCGCTGATCGTATTGCTCGGCAGTGAGCTGCAAATCGTGGTGGCCTGCTTCGCGGCTAGCCATGTACTGGCGATGCTGGGCTCGACGTGCCGGGCGCGGATGCGCCTGCAACCAGCTACGGGCCGGGCTCGAGTCGCCTGGCGCGACATGCTGATGCTGGGCACACCGCTGATGCTGATCGCAGTGATGAACAGCGTGATCGAGCTATCCGACACCCTGTTGCTGGGCATGCTGCGTTCGGCTGGCGAGGTCAGCATCTATTACGTCTGCGCCAAGGTCGCTGCCCTGTCCACCACCCTGCTGTTCATCATCAACGGCACCGTCGCACCGGAAATTTCCCGACGCTGGGCGCACCAGGATCATGCGGGCGCCTTTGCCGTGGTTAGAAAGTACTCACGCTTCATGCTGGGTCTGGCTGCACTGATTTTGCTCGGCATTGGCCTGCTGCATGACTACATCCTGGCTGTCTTCGGCGAGCAATACCGCGAACAGGGTGCATTCGCGCTACTGGTTCTGGCCAGCGGCTACTTCTTTGTCCTGGCCGCCGGACCGCTGGGCATCTTCATGACCATGACCGGCCACCATCGCCAATACCTACACAACAACATCGCGACCTGTGCGCTCAACGTGCTTTTGAACCTGCTTCTGATCCCGCGCTACGGCGTCAACGGCGCCTGCTTCGCCACTGCCGTGGCGCTGGCCATGAAAAACATCCTGCTCTATGTGCAGTTCAAGAAAATAGAAAGGAGTTCGCTCTCATGAATATCCGCATCAACGGGCCTTCGCACGAAACCAGCAACAAGATGAAGGTTATCGCCTACGGCGCCTACGACAGACACAACTACGGCGACCTGCTTTTCGCCATCGTCCTCAAGCACTACCTGGAAGCCAACAAAGGCTTTCACGTTCTGATCGCGGCTACCAAGAAGTCCGATCTCTCCCGCTTCGGCGCTCTACCAACCATTTCTCTGAAGGAGGCGCTAAGGGCCACGCGCCAACAGCGCAATACCATGCTGGTGGTCGCTGGCGGCGAATGCCTGACCGCGCAATGGGAAAGCATCATCGGCTACCTGGCGCCTCAGGCCATCTACTACCCGATCAAGGCGAGCCCCTATGTGATCGGCCATCATCAGTTCATCCGTCTGAGCCGCAAATTCACCTCTATCCCATCCGACATGCCCATGGTGCTGGGCGAACGCGAGCTGCCGGGTTATCAGGTGATGTACAACAGTGTCGGCGGTAACGAAATCAGCCGCAAAAAACCCCTGATCCACGCCGCCATCAAACGCAACCTCAAGGACTGCACCTACATTTCGGTGCGCGACCGCGAGACTTCCGCCGAGCTGGAAAAACTCGGCGTCGAGCACCGGCTGGTACCGGACAGCGCCGTGTTGATTTCCGACATATTTCCCCAGCAGCCGACCCCGAGTGAAGCCGGCCATATTGTCTTCCACATCTCCGAGCACCATTCCAGACGGCGCATCGAAGCCATTGCCGAACAGCTGAGCGAACTCAGCGACAGCACCGGTCTGAAAATCGCCCTGCTCACAATCGGCAAGGCCCCTGGCCACTCTGACGACACGCCATTGGACAAGCTGCAGACGCTACTGGGCGAACGCGCCTTTCGCGTCGATAGCGGGCATATCCAGGACATCATCCGCTGCATCGCCACCAGCAAGCTCTACTGCGGTACCAGTCTGCACGGCGCCATTACTGCCTTGACCTATGCGGTTCCGCAGATCGCTCTGCTGCCCAAGCGGGTGATCAAACTGTCCAGCTTCCTCGAAACCTGGGCGCCCAGACGCTCGTCGGGGTTCGCCGAAATCGATCAGATCAGCCACACAGCCAGTGCCCTGCTCGCCTCGTTCGGCGAGCCTCAGAAGAAGGAACTACAGACAGTGGTGGCGCTGCTGAAGGAGCGCGTACGCGACAACCTCGACCACATGATCGGGCTGTACGAAAAAGCGTCGATAAAAAGAGGCGCAGACATCTACCGGTTCCATCGACGGCACCCCATGCGCAGCCCCCTCAAGCCAGGCCGCGCCGGGGGAATGCCCCGGCCGACCCATCAGGCGCGCACCTGAGTCAGCGCGGCGATCTGCATTCGGCAGCTGTTTGCAGCCAATATCGACCCGGAAAACAAAAGGCCCGCATTTGCGGGCCTTGATCATTGGTGCCGGAGACAGGAATCGAACCTGCGACCTTCGCGTTACGAGTGCGCTGCTCTACCGACTGAGCTACTCCGGCGATAAGCGGATTATCGGGGGCTTGCTGTCCCAGGCTCAAGCCCCCCGACAATCCGCACGGCCGGCAGTCGCTTGCTTATAGCCCCGGCGTCGGTTCCGGCCGGCTTTCGCCAGAATCACGCTTGATCTCATGCCGGACGTCGCTGGCGACCTGCTGGCCGATATCTGAAGCTTTCTGGTATCCCTCCTCTGCCTTATGGCGAAGGCTGTCGGTCACGCTGTCGCTGGCTCGGCCCAGCATTTCATCTTCCTTACGTGTAGGCGGAACGGAGGCCGCCAGCAATGCACCCAACGCAATACCAATCGCGCCCAGCGCCAGTGGCTGCTCATTAAGCAGATGATTGAAGCCGCCACGTGCGCGCTCGCTCTGCTGGCGCAGGCTTTCTGCGGCATGCCGGCTGGTATCGCTGACACGATGTCGAGCATCGGCCAGGGAAGCGGATACGTCATGCCCCACCTGACTGGTTCGGTTACGTAAATCGCTACCCTGCTGTTTCAGGCCGGAAGCCTTGCTGGAAAGCTTGTCGCCCAGCGATGGACCACTGCTGCTGGATGGCGCCGGCGGCTGACGATTCTGCCCAGCCATCAGCCAAAGCAAACCGATAGACGTCAGCACGGTAGGCACCGGGTTGGCTTTGGCGGTGTTGCTAAGGTTGGTGAAGAACTCGCCACCGCCGCCTTTCACGTAGCTCAGCGCGGTATCGATGAGTTCACCGGGTGACAGCTTGTTTTCCAGTGCATGGACGATATCGCCGATCTCGGCGCGCTTCTGATCGATCTCGCGCTCCAGCTCTGCGGGGTCTTTCTGCGCTTCGATATTTATCTGGCTGCCTGTGCTCATGACGTATGCCCCCTGACGGCTTCTTTATCCTTATGCATGGAATGAAGGGTGCGTTCAGGCTTGAACGACGATGCCTCGAACTTTTTCTTGCCGGCCGAGACCATGATCAGGCCGATCACCACCACCACCCCGCCAACGATCAGCGCCGCAAGCCAGGGCGCCATGATTTCGCTGAGGCCGTATACCGCTGACATAAGCAGAACAATAAAACCACCCAGCAGCACCGCTCCGCCGGTGGCGACGCTCGCCGCGCCGGCCTTGGTCGCGCGGATGGATTCGCTCAGTTCCGCCTTGGCCAGCGCCAGCTCCTTGGTGATCAGATCAGGAACTTCATGGGTCAGCTGTCGCAGGAGCCCGCCTACGGAGCCGTCATAGTCGGCACGCTTGCCTGTGTCGGGGCTAATGGTCGTGGTTGTCTTATGTGCCTCGCTCATGGATGGAGCCCTCCGTCAGTGCCTCTACCGTTGTGGCCAACCTGGGAAGTAGCGCTGCCCGTTGCACCTATGCCGGCAGTTTGAGTGGTTGAGGAAACCCCGGCGTTACTGATGCTGCCAACGGTGCCGGGTTCGCCAGTGTCGAGCCGCCGATTGAGCTCTTGCTGATCGCTGATATGGCGGCTGGACGAGCTTGCATCCGGCGAGGCAGCGCTGCTGGAGGCCTGGCGGTGCCGATAGTCGTCCTCGCTGTGCCTGGCCGAAGCCTTGGCAAAACGGGTCAGCCCAAAGCCCAGCGCGATACTCCCGGCAATGAACAGCGCGGGGTTGTCGCGGGCGAGTCGATTCACGTCGTGGATGAGTTCATCCACGCTCTTGCCACGCAAGTTATCCGAGAGCCGAACCATGCTCTGGGCCATATCGGAGACATAGCCTGATAGTCCCAGTGTGTCCTGACCTTCCAGTTCCCGGGCAGCGGCTTCGGCACTGTGCGCGACCTTTTCAAGTTCGTCAGCAGCGGTTTCCCGGTAGCCGTCGAGCTGGCTCTTGCCTTTGGCCTTGATCTCTTCAGTAGCCTGCCGGGCAGTAGCACGAACATCTTCGGCAGTCGGATGTGCCACCGAGTCGGAAGCCGTCGTGTTATCGGGCTGGGAGGTAAAGTCGGGGC is from Pseudomonas saudiphocaensis and encodes:
- a CDS encoding lipopolysaccharide biosynthesis protein — translated: MTLKSAFATGVPQAGLKTDLLKYVRLILTKGSGAGAALGLNILLARLLVPDLSGLLFFCIALATFASLVSRMGLDVACLKNISALPEEQQRSYLDRALILTLLANIPTIIIGALVVQFSPSTQADLTAATALFAIAALSLSLTNIASETLKARHRTGEGLFWQTVFQPALTLALIVLLGSELQIVVACFAASHVLAMLGSTCRARMRLQPATGRARVAWRDMLMLGTPLMLIAVMNSVIELSDTLLLGMLRSAGEVSIYYVCAKVAALSTTLLFIINGTVAPEISRRWAHQDHAGAFAVVRKYSRFMLGLAALILLGIGLLHDYILAVFGEQYREQGAFALLVLASGYFFVLAAGPLGIFMTMTGHHRQYLHNNIATCALNVLLNLLLIPRYGVNGACFATAVALAMKNILLYVQFKKIERSSLS
- a CDS encoding phage holin family protein, coding for MSEAHKTTTTISPDTGKRADYDGSVGGLLRQLTHEVPDLITKELALAKAELSESIRATKAGAASVATGGAVLLGGFIVLLMSAVYGLSEIMAPWLAALIVGGVVVVIGLIMVSAGKKKFEASSFKPERTLHSMHKDKEAVRGHTS
- a CDS encoding DUF3618 domain-containing protein, coding for MSTGSQINIEAQKDPAELEREIDQKRAEIGDIVHALENKLSPGELIDTALSYVKGGGGEFFTNLSNTAKANPVPTVLTSIGLLWLMAGQNRQPPAPSSSSGPSLGDKLSSKASGLKQQGSDLRNRTSQVGHDVSASLADARHRVSDTSRHAAESLRQQSERARGGFNHLLNEQPLALGAIGIALGALLAASVPPTRKEDEMLGRASDSVTDSLRHKAEEGYQKASDIGQQVASDVRHEIKRDSGESRPEPTPGL
- a CDS encoding polysaccharide pyruvyl transferase family protein, encoding MNIRINGPSHETSNKMKVIAYGAYDRHNYGDLLFAIVLKHYLEANKGFHVLIAATKKSDLSRFGALPTISLKEALRATRQQRNTMLVVAGGECLTAQWESIIGYLAPQAIYYPIKASPYVIGHHQFIRLSRKFTSIPSDMPMVLGERELPGYQVMYNSVGGNEISRKKPLIHAAIKRNLKDCTYISVRDRETSAELEKLGVEHRLVPDSAVLISDIFPQQPTPSEAGHIVFHISEHHSRRRIEAIAEQLSELSDSTGLKIALLTIGKAPGHSDDTPLDKLQTLLGERAFRVDSGHIQDIIRCIATSKLYCGTSLHGAITALTYAVPQIALLPKRVIKLSSFLETWAPRRSSGFAEIDQISHTASALLASFGEPQKKELQTVVALLKERVRDNLDHMIGLYEKASIKRGADIYRFHRRHPMRSPLKPGRAGGMPRPTHQART